In one Spirosoma rigui genomic region, the following are encoded:
- a CDS encoding DUF4296 domain-containing protein, whose amino-acid sequence MRRNPFLTSLSILLLNGWLLAACTRPQDDKPDNLIPEERMSAILTEIHLAEARVSRMNLGSSDSSNIVYKRLENQIFKTMKVDTSAYTRSYVYYSSHPREMESIYTKIADNLKKKSDKQQKEMHTKKPARS is encoded by the coding sequence ATGCGCCGGAACCCATTTCTCACCTCTCTGTCTATTCTGCTGCTGAATGGCTGGCTGTTGGCGGCCTGCACACGCCCGCAGGATGACAAGCCGGACAACCTCATCCCGGAAGAGCGGATGTCGGCTATCCTGACCGAGATTCACCTGGCCGAAGCGCGCGTCAGCCGGATGAATCTGGGCTCGTCAGACTCGTCGAACATCGTTTACAAACGCCTGGAAAACCAGATTTTCAAAACGATGAAGGTCGACACGAGTGCCTACACCAGGAGCTACGTCTACTACTCGTCGCACCCACGCGAGATGGAATCGATTTATACGAAAATTGCCGACAACCTCAAGAAGAAGTCCGACAAGCAACAAAAAGAAATGCACACCAAAAAGCCCGCCCGCTCATGA
- a CDS encoding 3-hydroxyacyl-CoA dehydrogenase NAD-binding domain-containing protein, whose translation MIKYTVDNQVAVISWAMTSAPMNVLNDDSIPQFEAALQRAFADESIKGLIITSEKPEFIAGADLKMILRANDKDPAEMLKVSSELNRIFRSIETSGKPAVAAINGTALGGGYEVCLACHHRIALNNPKTQIGLVEVTIGLIPGAGGTQRLPRMIGIQAALPLLVEGRKLGVQEAKNMGLIDAIADTPADMLQQARDWIAANPKPLKPWDEIDRKSGKIVGKDNFKIPGGAIQSIVGAQTFGAGTAMLMDKTKGNYPAPLEIMGAVYEGLQVNIDRALLIEARHFVKVATSKVAKNLIGTMFLGMNEANKGASRPKDQPKTDVKKLGILGAGMMGAGIAYVSAQAGIEVVLKDVSVEAAEKGKDYARGLLKKGVDRGKVDPLKVDGILNLIKPTADYADMQGCDLIIEAVFEKQELKATVTKEAEPMLAENGVFSSNTSTLPISSLADASAKPANFIGIHFFSPVDKMMLVEIIVGKQTSDYALAVAMDYTRKIRKTPIVVNDSRGFYTSRCFGTYTSEGMELLKDGVNPILIENGGKDAGMPVGPLAVHDEVALDLSLKVMNESIRAGAMSDTEPTYQMVKTFNELGRIGKKAKAGFYDYPAEGGQKTLWPELASLFPLSEQQPTLNEVKTRLLYRQAIEAVRCFEEGVVRTKLDGDLGSILAWGFPAYTGGALSFVDFVGVDTFVKTLDRLADQYGERFRPTEKLRQRAGTSELVS comes from the coding sequence ATGATAAAGTACACAGTCGATAACCAGGTGGCCGTTATCTCGTGGGCGATGACTTCCGCGCCGATGAACGTCCTCAACGACGATTCCATTCCACAGTTCGAAGCGGCTCTGCAGCGCGCTTTCGCCGACGAGTCGATAAAGGGGCTGATTATCACCTCCGAAAAACCCGAATTCATCGCCGGGGCCGACCTGAAAATGATCCTGCGCGCCAACGATAAAGATCCGGCTGAGATGCTTAAAGTCTCTTCGGAACTGAACCGGATATTCCGTAGTATCGAAACAAGTGGTAAACCTGCCGTGGCGGCCATCAACGGTACAGCGCTGGGGGGCGGCTACGAAGTATGCCTGGCCTGCCACCATCGGATAGCGCTCAACAACCCGAAAACCCAGATCGGTCTTGTCGAGGTAACCATTGGTCTGATACCCGGCGCGGGCGGCACCCAGCGCCTACCCCGCATGATCGGGATTCAGGCCGCGCTGCCGCTGCTGGTCGAAGGCAGGAAGCTGGGCGTCCAGGAAGCCAAAAATATGGGCCTGATCGACGCCATTGCCGACACCCCGGCCGACATGCTACAACAAGCCCGCGACTGGATTGCCGCCAACCCAAAACCGCTGAAGCCGTGGGATGAGATCGATCGGAAGTCGGGCAAGATCGTTGGTAAAGACAACTTCAAGATACCCGGTGGGGCCATCCAGAGTATAGTGGGCGCGCAGACATTTGGTGCGGGTACCGCCATGCTGATGGATAAAACCAAAGGTAACTACCCCGCCCCGCTCGAAATTATGGGCGCTGTTTATGAGGGTCTTCAGGTTAACATCGACCGGGCGCTACTGATCGAAGCGCGGCACTTTGTCAAGGTAGCTACGTCGAAAGTGGCCAAGAACCTGATCGGTACTATGTTCCTGGGCATGAACGAAGCTAATAAAGGTGCCAGCCGTCCCAAAGACCAGCCCAAAACCGATGTAAAGAAACTCGGGATTCTGGGAGCGGGTATGATGGGCGCGGGTATTGCGTACGTATCGGCTCAGGCAGGCATTGAAGTCGTGCTGAAAGACGTATCGGTCGAAGCGGCCGAGAAAGGGAAAGACTACGCGCGGGGGCTGCTGAAGAAGGGTGTTGACCGGGGTAAAGTTGATCCGCTCAAGGTTGACGGTATTCTGAATCTGATTAAACCCACCGCCGACTACGCCGACATGCAGGGCTGCGATCTTATCATTGAAGCCGTCTTCGAAAAGCAGGAATTGAAAGCGACGGTTACGAAAGAAGCGGAGCCGATGCTGGCCGAAAACGGCGTCTTCAGTTCCAACACCTCTACCCTACCCATCAGCAGTCTGGCCGACGCTTCGGCAAAGCCCGCTAATTTCATCGGCATCCACTTCTTCTCGCCCGTCGATAAGATGATGCTGGTGGAAATCATCGTGGGTAAACAAACCTCCGACTATGCGCTGGCCGTAGCGATGGACTACACCCGCAAGATCCGGAAAACGCCCATCGTCGTCAATGATTCGCGCGGCTTTTACACCTCCCGCTGTTTTGGGACTTACACCTCGGAGGGTATGGAACTGCTGAAAGACGGCGTCAATCCGATCCTGATCGAGAACGGCGGTAAAGACGCCGGGATGCCGGTCGGGCCGCTGGCAGTTCACGATGAAGTAGCGCTCGACCTGAGCCTGAAAGTGATGAATGAGTCGATCCGGGCCGGCGCCATGAGCGACACGGAGCCGACTTACCAGATGGTGAAAACCTTCAACGAGCTGGGCCGGATTGGCAAGAAAGCAAAGGCCGGTTTCTATGATTATCCGGCAGAAGGCGGGCAGAAGACCTTGTGGCCGGAGCTGGCCAGTCTGTTCCCCCTATCGGAGCAGCAGCCAACACTCAACGAAGTAAAAACCCGACTGCTGTATCGGCAGGCCATCGAAGCGGTTCGCTGCTTTGAAGAAGGTGTCGTACGCACCAAACTCGACGGTGATCTTGGCTCCATTCTGGCGTGGGGCTTTCCGGCCTACACGGGTGGCGCGCTCTCCTTTGTCGATTTTGTGGGCGTCGATACGTTCGTCAAAACCCTCGACCGCCTGGCCGATCAGTACGGCGAGCGTTTCCGGCCAACGGAGAAACTCCGTCAACGAGCTGGCACCAGCGAGCTGGTAAGCTAA
- a CDS encoding acetyl-CoA C-acetyltransferase, which produces MAEAFIYDAVRTPRGRGKSDGSLHDVQPIQLLTNVLRELRDRNQIDTSLIDDVIIGCVTPVGEQGADIARTAALEAGYDESVAGVQLNRFCSSGLEAINMAGAYVMSGQVDAIVAGGVESMSRVPMGADGGALFMNPQIVARHNIVPQGISADLIATKYGYSRSDVDTFAAESYRRAVEAQAADRFARSLVPHKDEIGITVLDRDEGVRPGTTVESLGKLKPAFEAMGQMGLDALALLKYAGFDKINHVHHAGNSSQIVDGAAAVLIGSKAFGDRSGMKPRARIKAFAIVGSEPTIMLTGPIPATHKVLKRAGMSIKDIDLFEVNEAFAAVPMLFMDEFGVDHSQLNVNGGAIALGHPLGATGAIISATLIDELERTGKQFGLASLCIGGGMGIATIFERVN; this is translated from the coding sequence ATGGCCGAAGCATTCATTTATGACGCCGTCAGAACGCCCCGTGGACGAGGCAAAAGCGACGGTTCCCTGCACGATGTGCAACCTATCCAACTCCTGACCAACGTACTGCGCGAACTCCGCGACCGAAATCAGATCGATACATCGCTGATCGACGACGTGATCATAGGTTGCGTGACGCCCGTTGGCGAGCAGGGGGCGGATATTGCCCGTACGGCCGCGCTCGAAGCGGGTTACGACGAATCGGTGGCCGGGGTTCAGTTGAATCGGTTCTGCTCGTCGGGTCTGGAAGCGATCAACATGGCCGGGGCCTATGTCATGTCGGGACAGGTCGATGCCATTGTAGCGGGGGGCGTTGAAAGCATGTCTCGGGTGCCGATGGGTGCCGACGGTGGTGCCCTGTTCATGAATCCCCAGATCGTTGCCCGGCACAATATCGTTCCGCAGGGCATCTCGGCCGATCTGATCGCCACTAAATATGGTTATTCCCGCTCGGATGTCGACACGTTTGCGGCCGAGTCATACCGCCGGGCCGTTGAGGCACAGGCAGCTGATCGGTTTGCCAGATCGCTGGTACCCCACAAAGATGAAATCGGCATTACCGTACTCGACCGCGACGAAGGAGTGCGCCCCGGTACGACAGTTGAGAGCCTGGGTAAACTCAAGCCCGCGTTCGAAGCCATGGGCCAGATGGGTCTCGATGCCCTCGCGCTGCTCAAATACGCCGGGTTCGATAAAATTAACCACGTTCACCACGCGGGCAACTCCTCCCAGATTGTCGATGGCGCTGCTGCTGTCCTGATTGGCAGCAAAGCCTTCGGCGATAGGTCGGGTATGAAGCCCCGCGCCCGGATCAAGGCGTTCGCCATCGTTGGTTCTGAACCCACCATCATGCTGACGGGTCCGATTCCGGCTACGCACAAAGTGCTGAAGCGGGCGGGTATGAGCATCAAAGACATCGATCTGTTTGAGGTAAACGAAGCGTTTGCGGCCGTACCCATGCTGTTTATGGATGAGTTTGGTGTGGATCATAGCCAGCTAAACGTCAACGGCGGTGCTATTGCGCTGGGTCACCCGCTGGGTGCTACGGGGGCCATCATCTCGGCCACGCTGATCGATGAACTCGAACGAACCGGCAAGCAGTTCGGTCTGGCTTCGCTCTGCATCGGGGGCGGCATGGGTATTGCCACCATTTTCGAACGGGTCAATTAA
- a CDS encoding nuclear transport factor 2 family protein: protein MQTLFVSLLMVLSSLKTPQPAAVTQGRQQHITQPKNTTAMEKQAMEVVSTFLTAIQQGNHDILASSLHPDITWNQPGKNRFSGRKTSRTAVFKLVGSMVEASERSLRLTDVKTLAVNGNQVACLLHWKAIQSNGGILDVDNIDVYTVKDGQIVDATIFSADLTQEDTFWLN from the coding sequence ATGCAAACACTCTTCGTCTCGCTGCTCATGGTGCTGAGCAGCCTGAAAACTCCCCAGCCAGCTGCCGTAACTCAGGGTCGCCAGCAACATATCACTCAACCAAAAAACACAACAGCCATGGAAAAACAAGCAATGGAGGTAGTCAGCACGTTTCTAACCGCTATTCAACAGGGTAATCATGACATACTGGCGTCGTCGCTTCACCCGGATATAACGTGGAATCAGCCGGGTAAAAACCGCTTTTCCGGGCGAAAGACCTCCCGGACCGCCGTCTTTAAACTGGTCGGCAGCATGGTCGAGGCATCGGAAAGATCGCTTCGGCTCACCGACGTAAAAACGCTGGCCGTTAACGGCAATCAGGTGGCCTGCCTACTCCACTGGAAAGCGATCCAGTCGAACGGCGGCATACTGGATGTCGATAACATTGATGTCTATACCGTGAAGGACGGGCAAATCGTCGACGCCACCATCTTCTCCGCCGACCTGACGCAGGAGGATACTTTCTGGCTTAACTAA
- a CDS encoding DUF1501 domain-containing protein, which produces MKRRDFLAKSALTTAGTMLIPHFLKAFELNQLGAAPTSGKTLVIVQLSGGNDGLNTVVPFRNDIYYRERPTLAIAREKVLALNDEIGFNPALESLKSLYDDGLVTVINNVGYPNPDRSHFRSMDIWQTASDADQYLQTGWLGRYLDANCAGSASGHPHLAIEVDDTLSLALKGSSVNGLALLDPKKLYNQTRSGLVENLAAVKPAHVHDNVGYLYKTLAETVSSAQYVYDKSKQSGSGAVHATTGTYPASELGSRLKTVSELIQSGVSTSVYYISISGFDTHINQPGQQERLLRQYGDAVKAFMGDMKASNRLNDVLLMTFSEFGRRVKQNASNGTDHGTANNVFLVGGGLPSGIQHRVFNEAPNLTNLDEGDLKYSVDFRTIYATLLRNWLKTDDVAILGRKFDTLGFV; this is translated from the coding sequence ATGAAACGCAGAGACTTTTTAGCCAAATCGGCGCTGACTACGGCAGGGACCATGCTCATCCCCCATTTCCTGAAAGCGTTCGAGCTTAACCAGTTAGGAGCCGCTCCGACGTCGGGAAAGACACTGGTTATCGTGCAACTCTCGGGCGGGAACGACGGGCTGAATACCGTGGTGCCCTTCCGCAACGATATCTACTACCGGGAACGGCCTACGCTGGCCATTGCTCGCGAGAAAGTACTGGCACTCAACGACGAAATTGGCTTCAACCCTGCCCTCGAATCGCTCAAATCGCTCTACGACGACGGGCTTGTTACGGTGATCAACAACGTTGGCTACCCCAACCCCGACCGGTCGCACTTCCGCTCGATGGACATCTGGCAGACCGCCAGCGACGCCGACCAGTACCTGCAAACGGGCTGGCTGGGCCGGTACCTGGATGCCAACTGCGCGGGATCGGCGAGCGGCCATCCTCATCTGGCCATCGAGGTCGATGATACACTGAGTCTGGCCCTAAAAGGTAGCAGTGTCAATGGGCTGGCCCTGCTCGATCCAAAGAAATTATACAATCAAACCCGCAGCGGGCTGGTCGAAAACCTGGCGGCAGTAAAACCCGCCCATGTCCACGATAATGTCGGCTATTTGTACAAGACGCTGGCCGAAACCGTTTCTTCGGCCCAATACGTATACGACAAGTCGAAGCAGTCAGGGTCGGGTGCCGTCCATGCTACAACCGGCACCTATCCAGCCAGCGAGTTAGGTAGCCGACTCAAAACCGTTTCAGAACTGATTCAGTCAGGCGTCAGCACCAGCGTTTATTACATCTCGATCTCGGGATTCGATACGCACATCAACCAGCCCGGCCAGCAGGAACGCCTGCTGCGGCAATACGGTGATGCGGTTAAAGCCTTCATGGGCGACATGAAAGCCAGTAATCGCTTGAACGATGTGCTATTGATGACGTTTTCGGAATTTGGCCGGCGGGTAAAACAGAACGCCAGCAACGGCACTGACCACGGTACGGCCAACAACGTATTTCTGGTTGGGGGTGGGTTGCCCTCGGGTATACAGCACCGGGTTTTCAACGAAGCGCCGAACCTGACGAATCTGGACGAAGGCGACCTGAAATACAGCGTCGATTTCCGCACTATCTACGCAACGTTGCTGCGCAACTGGCTCAAAACCGACGACGTAGCCATCCTCGGCCGTAAATTCGATACCCTGGGGTTCGTTTAA
- a CDS encoding DUF1800 domain-containing protein, translating into MHAVTKQQSIQHLFWRAGFGATPDVIQRESHRPIRKVVRDLLESDEPFTPLTVVAPETVVNRPVLRNMVATGAIDRVMLKEKIKEDTEHLRDLNVLWVDRMASGKDALREKMALFWHGHFACRVRNPAAMQQYLNTIRQHALGTFRELLMGVSKEPAMLQFLNNQQNRKNAPNENFAREVMELFTLGRGNYSESDIKDAARAFTGWGYNGQGDFLFRKNQHDDGIKTIFGETGYFIGEDVIRLLLAKKQTARFVTGKIYRFLVDEQTTDVTTTARIDALADRFYSSGYNISDLLETILTADWFYEPAYIGNRIKSPVELLAGMQHTLAITFEQKQSVMFIQRTLGQVLLYPPNVAGWPGGRNWIDSSSLLFRMQLPNILLQAGQVNIKPKEDGDVNTELLARRGNRQMSATVAWDAFERAFENVKMDKLPDALATYLLQQLLGTAQRALVLKRLKPESTPSEQIRSLTAAIMALPEYQLC; encoded by the coding sequence ATGCATGCCGTTACCAAGCAGCAATCCATTCAGCATTTATTCTGGCGGGCCGGTTTTGGCGCTACGCCGGATGTAATCCAGCGGGAAAGCCATCGCCCCATTCGGAAAGTTGTGCGCGACCTGCTCGAGTCGGACGAACCCTTCACTCCCCTGACGGTCGTAGCGCCCGAAACAGTCGTCAATCGTCCTGTCCTGCGCAACATGGTCGCTACGGGGGCAATAGACCGGGTGATGCTCAAAGAGAAAATAAAGGAAGATACGGAGCACCTGCGCGATCTAAATGTATTATGGGTTGACCGAATGGCGTCGGGCAAAGATGCCCTCCGCGAGAAAATGGCCCTGTTCTGGCACGGTCATTTCGCGTGCCGGGTTCGTAATCCGGCGGCTATGCAGCAGTACCTCAACACCATCCGCCAGCACGCGCTGGGCACGTTTCGGGAGCTGCTGATGGGTGTATCGAAAGAACCGGCCATGCTGCAGTTCCTGAACAATCAGCAGAACCGAAAAAACGCCCCCAATGAGAACTTTGCCCGCGAAGTAATGGAGTTGTTTACGCTGGGCCGGGGTAACTATTCCGAAAGCGATATTAAAGATGCGGCCCGCGCCTTTACGGGCTGGGGTTATAACGGCCAGGGCGACTTCCTATTCCGCAAAAACCAGCATGACGATGGTATTAAAACGATTTTTGGCGAGACAGGCTACTTCATTGGCGAAGACGTGATCCGGCTCCTGCTGGCGAAGAAACAGACCGCCCGCTTCGTAACCGGAAAGATCTACCGATTTCTGGTCGATGAGCAGACGACCGACGTCACGACGACCGCCCGGATTGATGCGCTGGCCGATCGATTTTACAGCAGCGGCTACAATATCTCCGATCTGCTGGAGACGATCCTAACCGCCGACTGGTTCTACGAACCGGCTTACATAGGCAACCGGATCAAGTCGCCGGTGGAGTTGCTGGCGGGTATGCAGCACACACTGGCCATCACATTTGAGCAGAAACAATCGGTGATGTTCATCCAGCGCACACTGGGCCAGGTATTACTGTACCCGCCCAACGTAGCGGGCTGGCCGGGTGGCCGCAACTGGATCGACAGCTCGAGCTTGTTGTTCCGGATGCAGTTGCCCAATATCCTGCTTCAGGCGGGTCAGGTAAACATCAAGCCCAAAGAAGACGGCGATGTAAATACCGAACTGCTCGCGCGCCGGGGTAACCGCCAGATGAGCGCTACGGTAGCCTGGGACGCCTTTGAACGGGCTTTCGAAAACGTAAAAATGGACAAACTGCCCGACGCACTGGCAACGTACCTGCTTCAGCAACTCTTAGGTACTGCCCAGCGGGCGCTGGTTCTGAAACGGCTGAAACCAGAAAGCACGCCTAGCGAACAGATTCGCAGTTTGACAGCCGCTATCATGGCACTGCCGGAATATCAGTTGTGCTGA
- a CDS encoding ribonuclease HII, which translates to MLKPYYNAEVIEAGLDEVGRGCLAGPVVAAAVILPRDYGHPFLNDSKQLSARQRSTLKAEIERDALAWAVAEVSHEQIDEINILKASFLAMHRAVDQLMTTSGHIRPEHLLVDGNRFVPYPMIPHTCIIKGDAHYLSIAAASVLAKTYRDDLMEQLGREFPAYGWAQNVGYPTPIHRAAIREFGPTKYHRMSFRLL; encoded by the coding sequence ATGCTGAAACCATACTATAATGCCGAAGTCATCGAAGCCGGGCTCGATGAAGTGGGACGGGGGTGTCTGGCCGGGCCGGTTGTGGCCGCAGCGGTAATCCTGCCCCGCGACTACGGCCACCCCTTTTTAAACGACTCAAAACAGTTGAGTGCCAGGCAGCGAAGTACGCTCAAAGCCGAAATCGAACGCGATGCGCTGGCCTGGGCCGTGGCCGAAGTATCGCATGAGCAGATCGATGAGATCAATATTCTGAAAGCCAGTTTCCTGGCCATGCACCGAGCGGTCGATCAACTTATGACCACGTCAGGCCACATCAGGCCGGAGCATTTGCTGGTCGATGGGAACCGGTTTGTTCCGTACCCCATGATTCCGCACACCTGCATCATCAAAGGCGATGCACACTACCTGTCCATCGCGGCTGCGTCGGTACTGGCCAAGACCTACCGCGACGATCTGATGGAACAACTCGGCCGGGAGTTTCCGGCCTACGGCTGGGCGCAGAATGTAGGGTATCCTACGCCCATTCACCGGGCTGCCATCCGGGAGTTTGGCCCAACAAAATACCACCGGATGAGCTTCCGGCTGCTGTGA
- a CDS encoding AraC family transcriptional regulator produces MHDYQRLLALNLLAYGAQKNLSVEHLCQRSDIDLVALKADGPLTTRQLDDLWINATDLSGDALFGLHFGESLQIAALGVVGQLIRNSRTIGEALTHAASFTHLLTDALTMDVERTRSGFSVQFIPDKVRQRTAPAMFRQLVDFMMAFLIHEVDGLVLARIQPDQITFPAPIADGPEYERVLRCSTIRAGDSYELTFAGEYWSEPVLLANYDLQATLLQNVNAMTRSYESGQRMSDRVRSYLLANANLGLPSLDAIAGNFNLSPRSVQRKLQGEGLTYQQVADSVRKTLAIHFLESGRHPTKEVSYILGYNELSAFSRAFKRWTGTTPGGYQKNQQS; encoded by the coding sequence ATGCACGACTATCAGAGACTACTAGCGCTGAATTTGCTGGCCTACGGGGCCCAGAAAAACCTGTCTGTTGAGCACTTATGCCAACGCTCGGACATTGATCTGGTGGCGTTAAAAGCCGATGGACCACTGACAACCCGCCAACTCGACGATTTATGGATCAATGCTACGGACCTGAGTGGCGATGCGCTGTTTGGGCTTCACTTTGGCGAGTCGTTGCAGATTGCTGCGCTGGGGGTAGTGGGCCAATTAATCCGGAACAGCCGTACCATCGGTGAAGCGTTGACCCATGCAGCTTCGTTTACGCACCTCCTGACCGATGCGCTGACGATGGACGTAGAGCGAACCCGTTCTGGTTTCTCGGTTCAATTCATTCCTGACAAAGTCCGCCAGCGAACCGCTCCAGCCATGTTTCGGCAACTAGTGGATTTTATGATGGCATTTCTCATTCACGAAGTAGATGGACTCGTGCTTGCGCGGATACAACCTGACCAGATCACATTTCCTGCCCCGATTGCGGACGGGCCGGAATATGAACGCGTACTCCGGTGCAGCACTATTCGGGCGGGCGATTCCTACGAGTTGACATTTGCCGGTGAGTACTGGAGCGAACCTGTTCTATTGGCTAATTATGACTTGCAGGCTACGCTGCTGCAAAACGTGAATGCAATGACCCGGTCATACGAGTCTGGCCAGCGTATGAGCGATCGAGTCCGGAGCTACCTGCTGGCGAACGCAAATCTGGGTTTACCATCGCTGGATGCCATTGCGGGTAATTTCAACCTGAGCCCCCGTAGCGTGCAGCGTAAACTTCAGGGAGAAGGGCTAACCTACCAACAGGTCGCCGATTCCGTCCGGAAAACGCTGGCGATCCACTTTCTGGAATCGGGAAGGCACCCCACGAAAGAGGTGTCCTATATCCTGGGCTATAACGAACTGAGCGCGTTCAGCCGCGCGTTCAAACGCTGGACGGGAACCACGCCCGGAGGGTACCAGAAAAACCAGCAGAGTTAA
- a CDS encoding VWA domain-containing protein yields MAPWYSIQWFRPSQWTQFHIANPLALTLIPAILLLFAVRYYIHRRSQQRLNITLEPMQSSLGQSSRARLYHRILNGLRYALPISVFLGVALILVSLSRPQIIREQREEQSDGIDIMLAMDVSESMTESDLPPTRLATARRLAQTFVDGRKSDRIGLVIFAGEAFSLCPLTTDYTLVKQYLGDLNAQMIRTSGTAIGDALARCINRMRDGTESAADTTLQRSVAGSGQRSKIIILLSDGDNTAGNLDPITAARLANAFNIRLYTVAVGRVVRSEVNALTVDEGVLKTIATIGKGSFFRATDSRRLRAVFNQIDRLERAPVRIRVYEDIQDYYRIYLYWGVCFLLFALLLKNTIFGNVLED; encoded by the coding sequence ATGGCTCCCTGGTATTCGATACAATGGTTCAGGCCATCGCAGTGGACTCAGTTTCATATTGCGAACCCGCTGGCGCTAACGCTGATTCCGGCTATCCTGTTGCTGTTTGCCGTGCGGTATTACATTCACCGGCGGTCTCAGCAGCGCCTTAATATAACGCTGGAACCCATGCAGTCGTCGCTGGGGCAGAGTAGCCGCGCCCGGCTGTACCATCGCATCCTCAACGGTCTGCGGTATGCATTGCCCATCAGTGTATTTCTGGGCGTAGCGCTGATTCTGGTTTCGCTGTCGCGTCCCCAGATTATTCGGGAACAGCGCGAAGAGCAGTCCGACGGTATCGATATCATGCTGGCGATGGACGTTTCGGAGTCGATGACCGAATCAGATTTACCCCCCACCCGGCTGGCTACGGCCCGGCGGCTGGCTCAGACATTCGTTGACGGACGAAAAAGTGACCGTATCGGCCTGGTTATTTTCGCGGGCGAGGCCTTCTCACTTTGTCCCCTCACCACCGATTATACGCTGGTAAAACAGTACCTGGGCGACCTGAATGCGCAGATGATTCGTACCTCCGGAACGGCGATTGGCGATGCGCTGGCCCGGTGTATCAACCGCATGCGTGATGGAACAGAATCCGCGGCCGACACGACTCTGCAACGGAGTGTGGCAGGGAGCGGGCAGCGGAGCAAGATCATTATCCTGCTGAGCGACGGGGATAATACCGCGGGCAACCTGGACCCGATCACGGCCGCTCGCCTGGCTAATGCGTTCAACATCCGGCTGTACACCGTAGCGGTGGGCCGCGTTGTTCGCTCCGAAGTGAATGCGTTGACCGTCGATGAGGGCGTTCTCAAAACTATTGCTACCATTGGGAAAGGTAGTTTTTTTCGGGCTACTGATAGCCGCCGGTTGCGGGCGGTGTTTAACCAGATTGATCGCCTGGAGCGTGCTCCGGTTCGTATTCGGGTGTATGAGGATATCCAGGACTACTACCGCATCTATCTTTACTGGGGCGTTTGCTTCCTGCTGTTTGCGCTGCTGCTAAAGAATACCATTTTTGGAAACGTGCTGGAAGATTGA
- a CDS encoding DUF58 domain-containing protein — MDEFLARLRNFDIRIRKAVNSQMRGSFRSVFKGTGLEFSDLRTYQYGDDVRAIDWNVSSKGHGTFVKVFREEKDQTVFFVVDVSASQQVGPPERHKLEATKEICGVLALSAIREASHVGMYCFSDQKEKYIKPGNGLKTGYQLIMSLFKLQPQSGRTNLAEALLFTLNCLKRRSVVILLSDFIDQRYEHNLKALARKHDLVVIHLYDQREVNLPRLGIIPVHDTESGRTVWVNTSSVSFRKGLRDTFRHNQAHLEQLCRRFNANYLALDSQEDFVPKLVELFRVRK, encoded by the coding sequence ATGGACGAGTTCTTGGCCCGGCTCCGTAATTTCGACATTCGCATCCGCAAAGCGGTCAACTCGCAGATGCGGGGTAGTTTTCGGTCGGTGTTTAAGGGTACGGGTCTGGAATTCAGCGATTTGCGTACGTATCAGTATGGCGACGATGTGCGGGCTATTGACTGGAACGTATCGTCAAAGGGCCACGGAACGTTTGTGAAAGTATTCCGGGAGGAGAAAGATCAGACGGTTTTTTTCGTCGTCGACGTAAGTGCGTCACAGCAGGTGGGTCCGCCGGAGCGCCACAAGCTGGAGGCTACGAAAGAGATTTGTGGCGTGCTGGCGCTGTCGGCCATTCGCGAAGCGAGCCACGTGGGCATGTATTGTTTTTCGGACCAGAAGGAGAAGTACATCAAGCCGGGCAATGGCCTCAAAACGGGGTACCAACTGATCATGAGCCTGTTCAAACTTCAGCCGCAGTCAGGGCGGACTAACCTCGCCGAAGCGCTGCTGTTCACGCTTAACTGCCTCAAACGCCGGAGTGTCGTTATTCTGTTGTCGGACTTCATCGATCAACGGTATGAGCACAACCTGAAAGCGCTGGCCCGGAAACACGATCTGGTCGTGATTCATCTGTACGACCAGCGCGAGGTTAACCTGCCCCGGCTGGGGATTATTCCGGTCCACGATACCGAAAGTGGCCGTACCGTCTGGGTTAATACGTCGTCGGTATCGTTCCGGAAAGGCTTGCGGGATACGTTCCGGCACAACCAGGCGCATCTGGAGCAACTTTGCCGGCGGTTCAACGCCAACTACCTGGCGCTGGATTCGCAGGAAGACTTTGTTCCCAAACTAGTAGAACTCTTCCGGGTGAGGAAATAG